In Hymenobacter sublimis, a single genomic region encodes these proteins:
- the pckA gene encoding phosphoenolpyruvate carboxykinase (ATP) yields the protein MMDSAANARLTPLGISRATQVHLNLTPAELVEEALRRGEGTLTDTGALMADTGAFTGRSPKDRFVVRDANTQDSVWWGDINIPFEADKFDQLHQKMVQYLEDKEIYVRDAYAGANPTYELKLRVVNELAWHNLFCYNMFLRPAEGADTSWTPDFSIICAPGFEADPAVDGTRQKNFAILNFTKKMILIGGTGYAGEMKKGIFGVLNYLLPHERETLPMHCSANVGKDGDTAIFFGLSGTGKTTLSADPNRGLIGDDEHGWTPDAGIFNFEGGCYAKVIDLSAEKEPEIWNAIKFGSIVENTRFVPGTHTVDYANKSVTENTRTAYPINYIPNAIEPSVADAPKNIFFLTADAFGVLPPISKLDKSRAMYHFMSGYTAKVAGTEMGVTEPQTTFSACFGAVFLPLHPTKYAEMLGKKMDENEVNVWLVNTGWTGGSYGVGSRMKLSYTRAMITAALNGELDEVAFHKHPVFGVEMPVSVPGVPAEILDPRDTWADKEDYDRTAADLALKFVANFKKYADYANEEILAGAPKAEVAASV from the coding sequence ATGATGGACTCCGCCGCCAACGCCCGCCTCACCCCCCTGGGCATTTCCCGCGCCACCCAGGTTCACCTCAATCTCACCCCCGCTGAACTGGTGGAGGAAGCCCTGCGCCGGGGCGAAGGCACCCTTACCGACACCGGCGCCCTGATGGCCGATACCGGCGCCTTCACAGGCCGCTCCCCCAAGGACCGGTTTGTAGTGCGCGATGCCAACACCCAGGACAGCGTATGGTGGGGCGACATCAACATCCCCTTCGAGGCCGACAAGTTCGATCAACTGCACCAGAAGATGGTGCAGTATCTGGAAGATAAGGAGATTTATGTGCGTGACGCCTACGCCGGCGCCAACCCAACCTACGAGCTGAAGCTGCGGGTAGTAAACGAGCTGGCTTGGCACAACCTGTTCTGCTACAACATGTTCCTGCGCCCTGCTGAGGGAGCTGACACTAGCTGGACCCCGGATTTCAGCATTATCTGTGCTCCTGGCTTCGAGGCCGACCCGGCAGTAGATGGTACCCGCCAGAAAAACTTCGCTATTCTGAACTTCACCAAGAAGATGATTCTGATTGGTGGTACCGGCTACGCTGGCGAAATGAAGAAGGGCATTTTTGGAGTACTCAACTACTTGCTGCCCCACGAGCGGGAAACCCTACCCATGCACTGCTCGGCCAACGTGGGCAAAGACGGTGATACGGCCATTTTCTTCGGCCTTTCGGGCACGGGCAAAACCACTCTTTCGGCCGATCCTAACCGCGGCCTCATCGGCGACGACGAGCACGGCTGGACTCCGGACGCGGGCATTTTCAACTTCGAAGGCGGTTGCTACGCCAAGGTTATTGACCTGAGCGCCGAGAAAGAGCCCGAAATTTGGAATGCCATTAAGTTCGGCTCCATTGTGGAGAATACGCGCTTTGTGCCCGGCACTCACACGGTAGACTACGCCAATAAATCGGTAACGGAAAATACCCGCACTGCCTACCCCATCAACTACATTCCGAATGCCATTGAGCCCTCCGTGGCCGATGCGCCCAAGAACATTTTCTTCCTGACGGCTGATGCCTTTGGGGTGTTGCCTCCCATCAGCAAGCTCGATAAGAGCCGCGCCATGTACCACTTCATGTCGGGTTACACGGCCAAAGTGGCGGGCACAGAAATGGGCGTTACCGAGCCGCAGACCACTTTCTCAGCCTGCTTTGGCGCCGTCTTCCTACCCTTGCACCCCACGAAATACGCCGAGATGCTGGGCAAGAAAATGGATGAGAATGAGGTGAACGTGTGGCTGGTGAACACCGGCTGGACGGGCGGCTCCTACGGGGTAGGCTCGCGCATGAAGCTGAGCTACACTCGCGCCATGATTACGGCTGCCCTCAACGGGGAGCTGGACGAGGTAGCCTTCCACAAGCATCCCGTTTTCGGGGTGGAAATGCCGGTTTCCGTACCCGGCGTACCCGCCGAAATCCTCGACCCGCGCGACACTTGGGCCGACAAGGAAGACTACGACCGCACGGCGGCTGATCTGGCCCTGAAGTTTGTAGCCAACTTCAAAAAGTACGCTGACTATGCCAATGAGGAAATTCTGGCCGGCGCACCTAAGGCTGAAGTTGCAGCAAGCGTATAG
- a CDS encoding S1/P1 nuclease: MRKRLLPLLFCLLSPLTLWAWGVDGHRAVGKIAEHHLSRKARREVQRLLGTETLTLVSTWPDEIRYYPEFKETAPWHYVNTPSGLPHDQYVQAIKSQTTANAYSALEAQMRILADVNKTKEERAAALKFVVHIVGDVHQPMHTGHAEDKGGNDIKLKYRGKDTNLHSLWDSGLLDYQGLTYTEMAQQYDHKLRNRQIRQLQASTPDQWLWESYQESEKLYQETPAGTDVDYKYYPAHADLMKKRIVEAGVRLAGLLNETLG; encoded by the coding sequence ATGCGTAAGCGCCTTCTTCCGCTGCTGTTTTGCCTGTTGTCGCCGCTCACCCTGTGGGCGTGGGGCGTTGATGGTCATCGCGCCGTGGGCAAAATTGCCGAACATCATCTTAGCCGTAAAGCCCGCCGCGAAGTGCAACGTCTGCTGGGCACGGAAACGCTGACGCTGGTTAGCACCTGGCCCGACGAGATACGCTACTACCCCGAGTTCAAAGAAACTGCGCCCTGGCACTACGTGAATACGCCCTCGGGCTTACCTCACGATCAGTACGTACAAGCTATTAAGTCACAGACGACAGCTAATGCCTACAGTGCCCTGGAGGCGCAAATGCGCATTTTGGCGGATGTCAACAAGACCAAGGAAGAACGGGCTGCTGCACTCAAATTTGTTGTGCACATAGTGGGCGACGTGCACCAGCCCATGCACACGGGCCATGCCGAAGACAAGGGCGGCAATGATATTAAACTCAAGTACCGCGGCAAGGACACGAACCTGCACAGCCTGTGGGACAGTGGCCTGCTGGACTACCAGGGCCTGACGTACACCGAAATGGCCCAGCAATATGACCACAAGCTGCGCAATCGGCAGATCCGGCAGTTGCAAGCTTCTACGCCCGACCAGTGGCTGTGGGAGTCGTACCAGGAGTCGGAGAAGCTCTACCAGGAAACCCCCGCCGGCACCGATGTGGATTACAAGTACTACCCCGCCCACGCCGATCTAATGAAGAAGCGCATTGTGGAAGCGGGTGTCCGTCTGGCTGGACTCCTGAACGAGACGTTGGGCTAG
- a CDS encoding SDR family oxidoreductase produces MAVTLKKLKDQTIVITGASSGIGLVTARMAAKAGAKLVLAARSESALRQLTEEINQAGGHATYVVTDMSKPEDVQRLAYEASYTYGGFDTWINNAGVSIYGKLEEVPIQDMRQLFEVNFWGLVHGSLEAAKHLKAKGGAIINVGSILSDITAILQTIYSASKHAVKGFTDGLRMELEMDGAPISVTLIQPAAIDTPYPVHSKNYMEREAKHAPPAYAPETVARAILHCAATPERSVVVGGGGKAMIGMERWTPALLDKFMEKSFSKQEKADYAPRPLQQNALDRPMGALEERGNYPGHTRETSYYTEAATAGSPALRTAVLVGAGVALAAWLGTKGKKNGSNSSSSNAEIKGIAFHDN; encoded by the coding sequence ATGGCAGTTACACTCAAAAAACTCAAGGACCAGACCATCGTTATTACCGGGGCTTCCAGCGGCATTGGGCTGGTTACGGCCCGCATGGCGGCCAAAGCCGGAGCCAAGCTGGTGCTGGCGGCCCGCAGCGAATCGGCCCTGCGCCAACTGACGGAGGAAATCAACCAAGCGGGCGGCCATGCCACCTACGTGGTAACGGATATGAGCAAGCCCGAGGACGTGCAGCGCCTGGCCTACGAAGCCTCCTACACCTACGGGGGCTTCGATACCTGGATTAATAACGCCGGTGTTTCTATTTATGGCAAGCTGGAGGAGGTGCCCATTCAGGATATGCGGCAGCTGTTCGAGGTTAACTTCTGGGGCCTCGTGCACGGCTCTTTGGAAGCAGCTAAACACCTGAAGGCTAAGGGCGGCGCAATTATTAACGTCGGCAGCATCCTCTCTGACATTACGGCCATTCTGCAAACCATCTACAGCGCCAGCAAACACGCCGTAAAAGGTTTCACTGATGGTCTGCGCATGGAGCTAGAAATGGACGGAGCCCCGATTTCGGTGACCCTGATTCAGCCAGCCGCCATCGATACTCCCTACCCCGTGCACTCCAAAAACTATATGGAGCGAGAAGCCAAACACGCGCCGCCTGCCTATGCGCCCGAAACAGTGGCCCGCGCCATTCTGCACTGCGCCGCTACCCCTGAGCGCTCCGTGGTAGTAGGTGGCGGCGGCAAGGCCATGATTGGCATGGAGCGCTGGACACCTGCCCTGCTCGATAAGTTTATGGAAAAGTCATTTTCCAAGCAGGAAAAGGCCGACTACGCCCCGCGGCCTCTTCAGCAAAATGCCCTCGACCGGCCTATGGGTGCCTTGGAGGAACGTGGTAATTACCCCGGCCACACCCGCGAAACCAGTTACTACACCGAGGCCGCTACGGCGGGCAGCCCGGCTCTACGCACGGCCGTGCTGGTAGGAGCGGGGGTAGCTCTGGCTGCTTGGCTGGGTACTAAGGGCAAAAAAAACGGAAGCAACTCCAGTTCGAGCAATGCCGAGATAAAAGGTATTGCCTTCCACGACAACTAG
- a CDS encoding 16S rRNA (uracil(1498)-N(3))-methyltransferase yields the protein MPHTFYAPDVTLPTYTLPEDESKHAVRVLRLGAGDAVTLVNGRGGVYEAQVEAADAKRCRLRVVREQLVPGRPYQVHVAVAPTKNLDRMEWFVEKAVEIGVDTLTFLRCARSERRELKLDRLEKIAISALKQSGQAWLPTLTELTDFARFLPTTPPETTFIAHLEDGERTPLARVAATGSACCILIGPEGDFTPQEIAAAFARGIRPVTLGASRLRTETAALAALHTAHVVRELL from the coding sequence ATGCCGCACACGTTTTACGCCCCCGATGTAACCCTACCTACCTACACCTTGCCGGAAGACGAAAGCAAGCACGCGGTGCGCGTGCTTCGCCTCGGGGCCGGAGACGCAGTAACGCTCGTGAATGGACGCGGGGGCGTGTACGAGGCGCAGGTGGAAGCGGCCGATGCCAAGCGCTGCCGCCTGCGCGTAGTGCGGGAGCAGTTGGTGCCAGGCCGCCCTTACCAGGTGCACGTAGCGGTAGCGCCCACCAAAAACCTCGACCGAATGGAGTGGTTCGTGGAAAAGGCGGTGGAAATTGGGGTTGATACCCTGACCTTTCTGCGTTGCGCCCGCTCTGAGCGTCGGGAACTGAAGCTGGACCGGCTAGAGAAAATTGCCATCAGCGCCCTGAAACAGTCGGGCCAAGCCTGGCTGCCGACCCTGACGGAGCTAACGGATTTTGCCCGCTTCTTGCCTACCACACCACCTGAAACCACGTTTATTGCCCACCTCGAGGACGGGGAACGGACGCCCCTGGCCCGCGTGGCCGCTACCGGCAGCGCCTGCTGCATCCTCATAGGGCCCGAAGGCGACTTTACCCCGCAGGAAATAGCGGCTGCCTTTGCCCGCGGCATTCGGCCGGTTACGCTGGGCGCCTCCCGGTTGCGGACGGAAACCGCCGCGCTGGCAGCCCTGCACACCGCGCACGTCGTGCGGGAATTGCTGTAG